From Verrucomicrobiota bacterium, one genomic window encodes:
- a CDS encoding cytochrome c biogenesis protein ResB: MTETTPSLPPVQPPTRKSPAAALFDLLASVKFAVAVVIVIAIVCGVATFLPQGTEAAAYLQKNPSAAARMQWLSRLGLTHVFYSWWFIALLCLLASSVAVCSTRRFATVRRTNGFAQRRALGSMLTHISILLILAGGVIRGVWGEKGYLALREGETAAQFEIEKGFHILPFAVTLANFEIETDQPRVAIASRDSRHPALDDGGQLVVEWPERKLAVSVPTQLNVEHAVAPPDEPATPNNTFRVTVLKYIPDFASDTATREVTSRSTEANNPAILVAVNGPGYQNHAWVFAKFPDFTMHTQGDNKPSPLRLVYLAKATAAPRLPQGAVKNFKSTLNLIENGKNSQTRTVAVNQPLKFKGYSFYQTGYNPQDLSWSSFQVVRDPGVPVVYAGFVFLISGLFIVFYLNPWIEARRTA; the protein is encoded by the coding sequence ATGACTGAGACAACACCATCGCTTCCGCCAGTTCAGCCGCCCACGCGCAAGTCGCCGGCTGCAGCGCTGTTTGACCTGCTGGCATCCGTGAAGTTCGCTGTGGCCGTGGTGATCGTGATTGCCATCGTTTGCGGGGTGGCCACCTTCCTGCCGCAAGGGACCGAGGCAGCAGCTTACCTGCAGAAGAATCCGTCTGCCGCGGCGCGGATGCAATGGCTGTCAAGACTGGGTTTGACGCACGTCTTTTATTCCTGGTGGTTCATCGCCTTATTGTGCCTCCTGGCATCATCGGTCGCCGTCTGCAGCACTCGCAGATTCGCCACGGTGCGGCGAACGAACGGATTCGCGCAACGCCGGGCGCTCGGCTCAATGCTCACTCACATCAGCATCCTGCTCATTCTCGCGGGTGGCGTGATTCGCGGAGTCTGGGGTGAAAAAGGTTACCTGGCTCTGCGTGAAGGTGAAACGGCCGCGCAATTTGAGATTGAAAAAGGATTTCACATACTGCCGTTCGCCGTCACGTTGGCAAACTTCGAAATCGAAACCGATCAGCCACGGGTCGCAATTGCTTCACGCGACTCGAGACATCCAGCGTTGGATGACGGCGGCCAGCTTGTCGTGGAATGGCCGGAGCGCAAGTTGGCCGTGAGCGTTCCAACGCAACTCAATGTTGAGCATGCGGTGGCTCCGCCCGACGAGCCGGCAACGCCGAACAACACCTTTCGCGTCACCGTTCTCAAATATATTCCCGACTTCGCCAGCGACACCGCCACCCGCGAGGTGACCAGTCGCTCCACTGAAGCGAACAACCCGGCGATTCTCGTGGCGGTGAATGGACCGGGTTATCAAAACCACGCGTGGGTGTTCGCTAAGTTTCCGGATTTCACGATGCACACGCAGGGTGACAACAAACCCAGCCCACTGCGTTTGGTTTATTTGGCTAAGGCCACAGCCGCACCACGTCTACCGCAAGGAGCGGTCAAGAATTTTAAGAGCACGCTGAACTTGATCGAAAATGGAAAGAATTCTCAAACCAGAACGGTGGCGGTCAACCAGCCGCTGAAATTCAAGGGCTACAGCTTTTATCAGACCGGTTACAACCCGCAGGATTTATCGTGGTCGTCGTTTCAGGTGGTGCGTGATCCGGGCGTGCCCGTGGTGTATGCGGGGTTCGTGTTCCTGATCAGCGGCCTGTTCATCGTCTTCTATCTCAACCCATGGATCGAAGCGAGGAGGACTGCATGA
- the ccsB gene encoding c-type cytochrome biogenesis protein CcsB, translating into MNHAFNLTLIGYFTALLLAAANLFTREQRRFATAATWVLTAGAIAQTTYLVLRWVAAGRAPFSNMFESLVLFVWAVVVIYLALQMRHKIPVLGATTALLAVLTLAYASTFEMKIDPLMPALRSNWLTVHVFTCFLGYGGVALAFLSSLVYLIVTRNGSTARPQIAQALELVTEKTISFGFLFITVGIISGAVWANSAWGTYWSWDPKETWSLITWFIYAVFLHCRFMRGWRGKRAAWISVIGFASIVFTYFGVNYLLSGLHSYAN; encoded by the coding sequence ATGAACCATGCATTCAACCTGACCCTCATTGGGTATTTTACGGCGCTGCTGCTTGCCGCAGCTAACCTGTTTACCAGAGAGCAGCGCCGGTTCGCGACCGCTGCAACCTGGGTTTTAACCGCGGGCGCAATCGCGCAGACAACGTACCTGGTGCTGCGCTGGGTCGCCGCCGGGCGCGCGCCGTTCAGCAACATGTTCGAGTCGCTGGTGCTGTTCGTCTGGGCAGTGGTCGTGATCTATCTCGCCTTGCAGATGCGTCATAAAATCCCCGTGCTCGGCGCGACCACGGCGTTGCTGGCGGTGCTGACCCTGGCTTACGCGAGCACCTTTGAAATGAAAATCGACCCGCTGATGCCCGCACTCCGAAGCAACTGGCTTACGGTGCATGTGTTCACTTGTTTCCTGGGTTACGGTGGCGTGGCTCTGGCTTTTCTCTCGAGCCTCGTCTATTTGATTGTGACCCGAAACGGCAGCACCGCGCGGCCGCAAATCGCGCAAGCGCTGGAGTTGGTCACGGAGAAAACAATCTCTTTCGGCTTTTTGTTCATCACAGTGGGAATCATTTCCGGCGCCGTCTGGGCCAACTCCGCTTGGGGAACTTATTGGAGCTGGGACCCGAAGGAAACGTGGTCGCTCATCACCTGGTTCATTTACGCCGTGTTTTTGCATTGCCGATTCATGCGCGGTTGGCGTGGTAAACGAGCGGCCTGGATATCAGTCATCGGGTTCGCCTCGATCGTGTTCACCTATTTCGGCGTGAACTACCTGCTCAGCGGCCTCCACAGTTATGCGAATTGA
- a CDS encoding glutamyl-tRNA reductase — translation MKIFVAGISYKTAPVELREQLAVTPSRLRCAGCRLKIGGALTETVVLSTCNRVEIYGVSEKVNGNIAPLFRHLAARELDVVPYLYVREGADAIRHLFSVSSGMDSMVLGETEITGQVKNAYQTAHEAKLTGRVMNRLFQKALQTAKEIRSRTSIGRGATSVGSVAVELAEKIFDRNLSERTVMIIGAGKMGEACVRHLAKKGARSVLVSNRSFERAQTLAAEFGGRAIPLDEKLQALAEADIVVSSTGCPQTILNREDVEKVMPLRRNRPLVLIDIAVPRDIDPDVQLIPNVYLYNIDDLDAIVRENVKHREKEFVHCRAIIEKETAAVMSKLLPVSPRGVVGTGRGSGAGCFTPRGEKEFYEPCIQPDPHWVFYGAAACRS, via the coding sequence ATGAAGATCTTTGTCGCGGGCATAAGTTACAAAACCGCGCCGGTCGAATTACGCGAGCAACTGGCAGTGACGCCCTCCCGGCTGCGCTGCGCCGGCTGTCGTTTGAAAATCGGCGGCGCGCTGACCGAGACGGTCGTGCTTTCAACTTGCAACCGGGTGGAAATCTACGGCGTCAGCGAGAAAGTCAACGGCAACATTGCGCCGCTCTTCCGTCATCTGGCGGCGCGCGAACTCGATGTCGTTCCCTATCTCTATGTGCGCGAGGGCGCGGATGCCATCCGCCACTTGTTCTCAGTTTCCAGTGGCATGGATTCGATGGTGCTCGGTGAAACGGAGATCACCGGTCAGGTCAAGAATGCCTACCAAACCGCGCACGAAGCGAAGCTCACCGGACGCGTGATGAACCGCCTGTTCCAAAAGGCGCTGCAAACGGCCAAGGAAATTCGCTCGCGCACCAGCATCGGCCGCGGGGCAACTTCGGTGGGCAGCGTTGCGGTGGAATTGGCGGAAAAAATCTTCGATCGGAATCTCTCCGAACGGACAGTGATGATCATCGGCGCAGGCAAGATGGGTGAGGCTTGTGTTCGACACCTGGCCAAGAAGGGCGCGCGTTCAGTGCTGGTGTCGAACCGGTCATTCGAGCGCGCGCAAACTCTGGCGGCGGAATTTGGCGGGCGCGCGATCCCGCTGGACGAAAAACTTCAAGCGTTGGCGGAAGCCGACATTGTCGTGAGTTCCACGGGATGCCCGCAAACGATCTTGAATCGGGAGGACGTCGAGAAAGTGATGCCACTGCGCCGCAATCGACCACTGGTCCTGATTGACATTGCCGTGCCGCGGGACATTGACCCGGACGTGCAGCTTATCCCGAACGTTTATCTCTACAACATCGACGATCTGGACGCCATCGTGCGCGAAAACGTGAAGCATCGCGAAAAGGAATTCGTCCACTGCCGCGCCATCATCGAGAAAGAAACCGCTGCCGTCATGTCAAAGCTTTTACCGGTCTCGCCCCGTGGAGTAGTTGGCACTGGGCGTGGCTCAGGAGCGGGTTGTTTTACTCCACGGGGCGAGAAGGAATTTTATGAACCATGCATTCAACCTGACCCTCATTGGGTATTTTACGGCGCTGCTGCTTGCCGCAGCTAA
- a CDS encoding Gldg family protein: MMTQATTKALGCTPEAHAREHGSARIIILVLVFCLIGLVVGAVWFYYRTTKRDAADASGEAGGQQTIALSYSTKSVLKRLESPVEIRFYALLDPASVSAAVQAFAGRLDQLLFAYEREADGKLDVIRYNSRSEISAAAVAAAADGFKPFNLDKGDACYFGLAVAQEGRKESLPELAPEWEQALEFDLTRAIEHVARAKQAAPPPANTPPTDAAAIEEVKRTIPNFAAVSLEEGTRILRTASVNDFKSAVAAMEIQVKEAQERLSQAQNGGSEAERQAALKHLQQVQSEQTAKLKQIAARSAAQIEAFRQLKEAGR; the protein is encoded by the coding sequence ATGATGACACAAGCAACAACAAAAGCGTTGGGTTGCACGCCGGAAGCGCACGCAAGGGAACACGGCAGCGCTAGGATCATTATTCTCGTGCTGGTTTTCTGTTTGATCGGTTTGGTGGTTGGCGCGGTTTGGTTTTATTATCGCACCACAAAACGGGACGCTGCGGACGCCAGTGGCGAGGCAGGCGGTCAACAAACTATTGCGCTGTCCTACAGTACCAAGAGCGTTCTGAAGCGATTGGAATCTCCCGTCGAAATCCGGTTCTACGCTTTGCTGGATCCCGCGAGCGTATCTGCTGCCGTGCAGGCTTTCGCGGGAAGGCTGGATCAATTGCTGTTCGCGTACGAGCGAGAGGCTGACGGCAAGCTTGACGTGATCCGCTATAACTCCCGGTCGGAGATCAGTGCAGCCGCAGTAGCGGCTGCGGCGGATGGCTTTAAACCTTTTAACCTGGACAAAGGTGACGCTTGTTACTTTGGACTCGCCGTCGCCCAGGAGGGTCGAAAGGAATCGCTACCCGAACTGGCCCCGGAGTGGGAACAAGCTCTCGAATTCGATTTGACCCGCGCCATTGAACACGTCGCCAGAGCGAAACAAGCGGCGCCACCTCCCGCGAACACGCCTCCAACCGATGCCGCCGCCATCGAGGAGGTCAAGCGGACAATCCCCAATTTCGCTGCCGTGTCGCTGGAGGAAGGGACTCGGATTCTCCGTACGGCGTCGGTGAATGATTTCAAGTCGGCGGTGGCAGCCATGGAGATTCAGGTCAAGGAGGCCCAAGAGCGCCTCAGCCAGGCGCAGAACGGTGGCTCGGAAGCCGAGCGACAAGCCGCACTGAAACACCTTCAGCAGGTTCAGTCCGAGCAAACGGCAAAGCTCAAGCAGATTGCGGCCAGGTCCGCGGCTCAAATCGAGGCGTTCCGGCAACTCAAGGAAGCGGGCCGTTGA